A portion of the Cryptomeria japonica chromosome 5, Sugi_1.0, whole genome shotgun sequence genome contains these proteins:
- the LOC131027102 gene encoding LOW QUALITY PROTEIN: probable receptor-like protein kinase At1g11050 (The sequence of the model RefSeq protein was modified relative to this genomic sequence to represent the inferred CDS: inserted 2 bases in 1 codon): protein MAWKAPILLLFLYISVAHAECPINLDYVTQMSWNSSYCQSIQTSAQLENCRTTLRTVIGVGLAQFLRDQSIFELPNYASAIACFSRFQQKLTSMGLPQNLVQLCFNDTSDYVSSPHLCGGIKTKQDWVKLLGPTSLDTACKGDLSGVPACGACYASGEAVHRQLTDMIKNISKKTSRKCYYFICLYAAGVANELGPMTTQAASCILRVPFLQRKPKRRILFYGFTGAAIGFLLLSGLGLGYCLWVRMKGKAKHRYFVRNNRSLLKDTVKPNMGAVWFNIHRIKAATANFSDANVVGQGSFGTVYKGVLTDGRPIAVKRITNCNSEGETEFINEVEIINSIRHRNLVAMRGFCVSSDDKKGRQRFLIYDFMANGSLDEHIFGGNRGTLSWEQRKNIALGTAKGLCYLHYGVQPAIYHRDIKATNILLDDEMNACVADFGLARITXHGQSHLTTRIAGTHGYLAPEYALYGQLTDRSDVYSFGVVLLEIMSGRKALDTSAEEFLITDWAWKLVKAGKTSQVIDGKIREDGSQSTMERFVLVGILCSHVMVAFRPSIVEALKMLEGEAQIPEIPDRPLPLTGHGVFADEHGDGDSSVSDTLPSFSSFTIIR from the exons ATGGCTTGGAAAGCACCCATTCTTCTGTTGTTTCTGTACATTTCTGTAGCCCACGCTGAATGCCCAATCAATCTCGACTATGTAACTCAAATGTCGTGGAATTCATCCTACTGCCAGTCGATTCAAACTTCCGCCCAACTGGAAAACTGTCGCACCACATTGAGAACTGTGATTGGTGTGGGTCTTGCTCAATTTCTGCGAGATCAATCCATCTTCGAACTACCCAATTATGCCTCTGCCATTGCCTGTTTCAGCAGATTTCAACAGAAGCTCACCTCCATGGGACTTCCCCAAAATTTGGTTCAGCTATGTTTCAATGATACATCAGATTATGTCTCAAGTCCCCATTTGTGCGGAGGCATAAAGACGAAACAAGATTGGGTTAAATTGCTCGGACCCACTTCTTTGGACACCGCCTGTAAAGGAGATCTCTCTGGTGTCCCTGCATGTGGTGCATGTTATGCCAGTGGGGAAGCAGTTCACAGGCAGTTAACAGACATGATCAAAAACATTTCAAAGAAAACCAGTCGAAAATGTTACTATTTCATTTGCCTGTATGCTGCAGGAGTGGCGAATGAATTAGGGCCCATGACTACTCAGGCTGCTTCCTGCATTCTCCGTGTGCCATTTCTTCAGAGGAAGCCCAAACGACGGATTCTGTTCTATGGTTTTACAGGTGCCGCCATTGGGTTCCTCCTGCTCTCTGGTTTAGGCCTCGGGTACTGCTTGTGGGTAAGAATGAAGGGCAAGGCAAAGCACAGGTATTTCGTGAGGAATAACAGGAGTCTGTTAAAAGACACCGTGAAGCCCAATATGGGCGCTGTCTGGTTCAACATTCACCGGATCAAGGCTGCAACGGCCAATTTCAGTGATGCCAATGTGGTCGGCCAGGGGAGTTTCGGAACAGTTTATAAGGGTGTCCTCACCGACGGTCGCCCCATTGCGGTTAAGAGGATCACAAACTGCAATTCGGAAGGGGAAACTGAATTCATCAACGAGGTGGAGATCATCAACAGCATAAGGCACAGGAATTTGGTGGCTATGAGAGGATTCTGTGTTTCTAGCGATGACAAAAAGGGACGTCAGAGATTCCTGATTTATGACTTCATGGCGAATGGGAGCCTTGATGAACACATTTTTGGGGGAAACAGGGGAACTCTGAGTTGGGAACAGAGGAAGAACATTGCTCTCGGCACGGCTAAGGGCTTGTGTTATCTGCATTACGGCGTGCAGCCTGCAATTTATCACCGAGATATCAAGGCTACTAATATTCTGCTGGATGATGAAATGAATGCCTGTGTTGCTGATTTTGGGCTTGCCCGAATCAC ACACGGGCAATCACATCTCACCACAAGAATCGCTGGTACCCATGGCTACTTAGCCCCTGAATATGCTCTGTATGGACAACTCACCGACCGGAGCGATGTCTACAGCTTTGGTGTGGTGTTGCTGGAGATCATGAGCGGGAGAAAAGCTTTGGATACATCTGCTGAAGAATTTCTTATTACAGATTGGGCGTGGAAGCTTGTCAAGGCGGGTAAAACTTCCCAAGTTATAGATGGCAAAATCCGGGAGGACGGGTCTCAGAGCACAATGGAGAGATTTGTTTTGGTGGGTATTCTTTGTTCTCATGTAATGGTGGCATTCAGACCCAGCATTGTGGAGGCATTGAAGATGCTGGAGGGAGAGGCTCAAATTCCAGAAATTCCAGATAGGCCTCTGCCTCTCACAGGTCATGGAGTTTTTGCTGATGAACACGGCGACGGTGACTCTTCTGTTTCAGATACTCTGCCGTCTTTCAGTTCATTTACCATTATACGGTGA